One Leucoraja erinacea ecotype New England chromosome 5, Leri_hhj_1, whole genome shotgun sequence DNA segment encodes these proteins:
- the LOC129697060 gene encoding ATP synthase subunit delta, mitochondrial-like: MFAARICSILRPGALPSARAVLARGYAEAAPALASAVRMSFTFASPTKVFYNEASVKQVDVPTLTGSFGILPAHVPTLQVLKPGVVTVIDEEGGQTKYFVSSGSVTVNADSSVQLLAEEATVLDNLDVTAAKANLDKANAELSTATDEVERAEALINVEANEAIIKALE; this comes from the coding sequence ATGTTCGCCGCCAGGATCTGCTCCATACTCCGACCCGGTGCCTTGCCCTCGGCACGGGCAGTGCTTGCTAGGGGCTATGCCGAGGCGGCACCGGCTTTGGCCTCCGCCGTCAGGATGTCCTTCACCTTTGCTTCTCCGACCAAGGTATTCTATAATGAAGCAAGTGTTAAACAAGTAGATGTTCCAACCCTGACTGGAAGCTTTGGTATTCTACCAGCTCATGTGCCCACGCTTCAGGTGCTAAAACCTGGAGTTGTCACTGTCATTGATGAGGAGGGTGGTCAGACTAAATATTTTGTGAGCAGTGGTTCAGTGACAGTGAATGCAGACTCCTCGGTTCAGCTGTTAGCTGAAGAGGCAACAGTCTTGGACAATTTGGATGTCACTGCTGCAAAGGCCAACCTGGATAAGGCTAACGCTGAACTTTCAACTGCCACTGACGAGGTGGAACGTGCGGAAGCATTAATTAATGTAGAAGCCAATGAAGCAATCATAAAAGCACTGGAATAG